From the genome of Rhinolophus ferrumequinum isolate MPI-CBG mRhiFer1 chromosome 24, mRhiFer1_v1.p, whole genome shotgun sequence:
atctataaaatgggtataataatagaacctacctcTCAGGGTTATTGGATGATTCAAGGATGTAATCTATGCAAAGCGCCTAGCACCTGGTAGATGCACAATGAATAGTTACTGTTATTAGTAATTGTCATGGAAGATGAGgtggcaaaggagaaagagaggccTTAGTGTGTGAGTCCCAGCCTGGAGAGGGAGGCATGACTGCTGCCCAGAACGGCTGTGCTCCTCTCAGCCAGGGCTGGGTCAGGGTGGCAGGGGCTAGGGGGAAGCTTccaggtgggtgggagaggaaggatgGTGTTCAAAAATGAGGGGACGTGGAAAAGTGGAAAGCGAGAAGTGAGGATGTCACTGCCTGAGAGAGAGCAGCAAGAGCAAGGTATGGGGGAAGACTGCGGTGCTGGGGAATGGGGGGTAGAGGGTTGGTTGGAGGTCAGGGagggaagagcaggaagagagggagagagagcagctGGTCCCCTGCTGGTTCCCAAAGATAAAAGTGTTAGGGCGTATGGGCCAAGTTCTAGAAGAGAGCAAGGTCGCCATGAACTCTGAGTCTCCCAATTGACAGGAGAGGAAATCGAATCTGCTACCAGAAGGAGGGCAGGGCATTTCTGGACAATctgttcttttccctcccttgTGCTCTGAGTTTCCAGGACCCCCACCACGCCCTCAGCTTCCTGGGGCAGGGATGGGTTCTTCACTATGACGGGGCCCCTGGCTTCGCTGGCGCTCCCTCTGAGGCCTGTCGCTCTGGGTCTTGTCCCTCCTTCAAGGTCTTGAGCATGAGGCCAGCCAGGCTTCAGAGTGGAGTCCAGTTGTTTTCCTCCCCCGTGCTACCTAGTCAGTCTGCAGGGATTTAGCCCATGCATTGTTCTCTGCCTACACTGCTGGTCTTGCACTTGGAATAAAAGGACATGACAAAGCCTGAGAAAAATCCCTCCCTCAATTAGGTCAGTGTGCAGGCTGGGGATCCCAAGTCCAAAAGACCTGAGGGTTGGGGAGCAGGAGAGGACGTTCAGCCCTCCCCCATCAGGCTCACATGCTCCGTCACAGTACTGGGACTCTGAAAACTGGCTGTGGGGTGAAGACTTGAGGATCTCTGCCCCCAGAAGTTACTCAGAAATTCTGGGTCCTGCACCCCTCTCCTCAGCGGCTCTGGGTTACAGGGATTTTGGCAAGAGCTCAGTGGACGTATGACACAAATTGCCATTTCTAGAATCTGGACTCTCCTGGACCTTTCTGGGTGCAAGGACTCCTACTTGCAaagcccctcttccctctcccacccatcAGAGATTTCTGGGTGACTCAGGGTGAGCTGGAAAACTTGCTTTTGTTCAGCCTTGGGGGCTGAAAACCTGCTTTGGCAAAAAGTGCTGGCCCTTTGTCTGATCTTGAGTCTTAGCAGCTTGAAAGGGGAGAAGACCTGCGGCCCTTCAGGGATGGGGGGTGGTCTGGGTGTGGAGTGGAGGTTTCAGAGAGGGTAACTGCGTGCGGATCGTATGAAGCTCCTGCGTGTTTTCAGAAGGCTACACAAAGTCGTCTTCATGCACTTGCCTGGCTGTCAGTTTCCTCTCTATTCTGAGAAGTTTAGCCAGGAAAAAGAGCAAGCTGTTTACCGAGCATTCTGTCCTTTTGAGGTATGGTACCCATACCCTGCTTCTCCCCTGCAAGGTCTCAGCAGGTCTCCTTGGTATGTGGAACATTTTTCAGCACTTAGAGGACTGCAGACTTAACATGCAAAGTCCCTGTCATTTTCAGTCCCCAAGCTGGGAGCCAGGAGGGGCTTATAGCTCCTCCATCAGTTCCTGTGACTTCTGGCCCCCACCCAAAAGGATATTCTGGCCGTTTTTGTGGACTTGGGTCCATAAGGCAAGGAGCAGGGCaaaggggcagggacaggggGTTAATTTAGGCGCCGGGAAGGAAGGCAGTAGCGTTCAGTCCAGGCCCAGTGGCTTTCAGGATTCCCCTAACTTCGGCCCTACAGTgtagcagtgggggaggggggctgccTTTGCAGAAACTGTGGGGAGGTCTTTGAGACAGTGGGGCCAGTGGCCGGAAGGCACTTGCCCAGATTGAGAATAGAGTGTGTCCTAtttctgggggaggggaagaggggccAACGGTCCATGGCAGATATTTGGTAGCTGCTTTGCCAAGGGCTCCGTTCCTGGCCAAAAGAGTTCTGATGGGGAAATAGCGGTGCTGGCTTCAAGAGGTTAACTGGGAAGGCAGAGGAGCAAGGAAACTCAGTGTTCTCTCTGCCCCAGTTTTGGAGATagtctccacatccccaccaagCAGGGCTCCAGCCACGTGGCACATTAACCCCCACAGAGCACTTCCCACAGCACTGCTTAGGCTTGGGGATCCACAGGAGTCTGGCCTATGACGGAAAAGCCAGGCTCATTCTCGAAATGAAATCGCTAGAAGCCGAAACTGGCCGTCAGTGGTCCCCTGATTGGAAAAAGGCTCTGAGAGGAGGGTCTGAGGGCTTATGACAGCGTATTCTTTAATCCTCTCTCCAGTAAGCGGGAGGCAGCAGGCTGCACAGGTTTGGTGCAGTTCACTAGTTCTGGGTGTGTTTCGAGCGATTTCAGTCTGAGTGTCCGAAGTTGGCACATGGGACCCATTTAACCCATGACCACCCTTGAAAGGTGGGCAGCACCACCAAAGGGACGCCCATTTAAATCCTAGCAAGGGTGAACTGCTTGGAGAGGCTGTTTCCGGAGCACGGGACAGTGACTGTCTTTCCAAATTCTCTTCCAGACTGTCGCGCCAGCGTCCTAAGGACTCGCTGGGCAATTACAAAGGCCCCGCTAACGGCGGAGAGAAATGTTTGTTTGCCTGACCCAGCCCCACGATGTGCCCCAGCACCGGGTTAAGAGCAGGGCCATGGGCTCACGGTGCGGAGCGAGAACTCACATAACCATCTTCTCCTCGCAGTGCGGGTACTTTGGCTTCATTTCCAGCTTCTTCACATCGCTGTAGCGGATCTTGGGCCCCTTCCGGGAGCACTTGCATTTGGACCCTGCGAGAGAGCGCGCAGGGGCCACTTAGTTGCTCACGCGGTCTCCTGCCCCTCGACCGCCCTCGGTGCCCACCGAGAACCCCCGGGGTCCCAGGAAGCCCAGCATTCGACGCTTGGGTTCCCCAGGACCCGCCGGGAAGCCAAGGGACTTGCCGAGCACTCACCGTCCACGCGCGCGGCAAACAGCGCcaggagcagcaggagcagcGCGGCGGTCAGGAGCCTCATGCTGGTCGGAGGGCGCGGCGGGAGTGGGGACTCGGGGAGGTGCCCTCCCTCGGTGTGGCGGCCGGAGACGCTGCCCGGCTCTGCTCTCCTAGCCCGAGCGCGCCTCTCTTCCCGGCTCCTCTCGCGCCCGCTGCGCCCGTCGCCCGTCGGTAGGTGCCTCCGGCTGTCGCTGCGCGCGTTGCGCTCTGTGCTGGGCTCCGCGCTCGCTCCACAGCCTCCCTCCGCCCGCCCAGGTCTCTTTTAAATCCGCTCCTGCCCTCGCAGCGAGCGAGCTCATTAATATGCAGAACCACTCGGTGACTCACTGAGATTTCTCCGCGCGGTGGGGGGAGGAGACCgtccccgcccgcccgcccgctgCCCCGGGAATCGGGTTCGCAGCGGCTCACACTCGGAGCCCCGCGCGCGTTtatgcacactcacacactcgTCCAGTGTTCTCCCTCCTGCACACACTTGTACACCGAGACACCAGGGCGCGAACACAGCCAAGCGCCCTGGCTCCCCCGGACGGTTGAGAGGCTGCTTAAGGGTACTGCTTTTCTGATTCCTGAGGTTCCCTTCGGCCAGACAGGCGGGCTGTTCTGAGCAGTTGGGAGACCCAGGCCTGTGGCCCAGATCTGCTGAGAATTGAAAGGGGTTTGGGGCAGGTGCCAGCAGGCCTGACTCAGGGTGTGAGCAGTCCCCATTGGGCCGCAGACCTGGTGGCCAGAGCGCGAGGCCAGGTCTGGAGGTAGGTTGCCGTGGGTTGTACAGCAGCAAAGCCGGTGGTCACTGCAGCTGGCTCAAAGAATGGGTGTGTGGGTGGGTTTGGTCATTCTGCGTGAAAGGCTTCCTAAAGTGGGTATGTGGCCCCTGACTGTGGCAGcagtctggggggtggggagaaccaGGTGGGGGTTCCCCACTGTCACACCATTTTCCAAAGTCAGGCAGAAGCCCAGTCAGGAGACATAACAATGGTAACCATCTGGATGAAATCCGGGTTCCAGACACTGCTAGCCTGTGTGGTGCAGTGGTGTGGGCCCAGGCATGGCGGCAGAAATTCCTGATGCACTTAGCAGTGCAAGTGACTTCACAGCCTTCCTTTCATCATCTGGAAAGTGGGAGCAGTCACAGTACCTGTTGGGGCAGCTGTGAGACCTACGTGACATCAGACAATCAGACATACAAAGTGTTTAACAGAGTGCCTAGCCAGTAGTTGGTACCCAGGAAATGTTACTTATTGGCTTCATCGTCTGTATATAAATTTCTGATTCTTACAAGTCTCCTTCCAAGttgatattttaattctttatttgacAGGctcaaagagaagaaataagtTGCCTAAGATCACATAGCTAGAAAGCAGGTAGCTAGGCCAGGAGGGGCCCCAAAATATGTGGCTGCAGAACTGGGGCTTCTGTCCCTGGGCCACCCTACCTCCCTCGGGCACTTGGTAAAGTGCTTCTCTGATAGACCCAATGATGGAATGGAGCTTCTTAGGCTCCGAGGGTCCCTGGGCTTGGCTCCAAGGCGAGAGCTGGAGCCAGCGCAGAAGCTGCCAGGCTCTGCCAGCTCACACAGCTCTGCGCTCTCAGCCCAGCAGCTCCATGGGGATGCAGGTGCCCAGAGGAGATCCtggtgggatgggatgggatgggagggCTGCTGAGGGCCAGAGTAGGAAGAGTCTGTGCTGTCTTCCCAACTGGGGAGCCTTGGCTGCCTGGAGAAGCTGAGCCACGAAGAGCCAGCAGTGCCCGTGAGCTGGCTTCAGGCCATGTCCTGAGTCCTATGCGAGCAGTCGTATCTATATTTAAAGCAAGGCCGGCAACTGGACACTTGGGTTTATGCAAAGGGTAAGTGCGAGGGACCGATTTTTGGCAtttatgttaactttttaaacttatttttttcactataaaacCAGAACATATTCGTTacataaaagtaagaaaacacaagcagaagaaaacatgaaCACAGACACTCACAATTCCACCTACTCAGTAATCTACACCAAGGTTCTATAGCGTTATCTTTCTAAACCCTTGTCTCTCTGCTTGCATGTAGGTGCACAAATGGGATCAGTGCATATCTTGTTTAATAACCCGCTTGTTTTACCTGCCACTGCATCCTCTGTGTTGTTCCACGTGCTTGGTCTTGCTTCTGCAATATCTCTTTCAATGGCATCATTGGAGGTCGTGTAGTATAATGGCTAAGAGCTTGGTGTCTGGAGTCACACTGCCTGTGTGTGAATCCTAGctactagctatgtgatcttggctTATCACTTAACTCTTTTAGGGATTGATTgtctcatctgtgagatggggatGGTAGTGGTACCTAGCATaggaagaattaaatgagatggtgcatGGAAAGCTTTTAACTTGGTCACTCACCAGCAGAGTAGGGGCTCAATAACTGGTAACTATtgtcattactattattttgGTTGCAGCGTGTCCCATTGTACCGCTATGCCATAATTACTCGAAGGAATGACTCCTGCTGGACATCTGGATGTTTTCAATGATGTGCTCTTACAAGCAGTGCTGTGTGACAAGTATTC
Proteins encoded in this window:
- the CXCL14 gene encoding C-X-C motif chemokine 14: MRLLTAALLLLLLALFAARVDGSKCKCSRKGPKIRYSDVKKLEMKPKYPHCEEKMVIITTKSVSRYRGQEHCLHPKLQSTKRFIKWYNAWNEKRRVYEE